One region of Armigeres subalbatus isolate Guangzhou_Male chromosome 3, GZ_Asu_2, whole genome shotgun sequence genomic DNA includes:
- the LOC134220017 gene encoding retinoblastoma-binding protein 5 homolog: MNLQLLESFGQNYPEEFDGSLDCISLAVTCAFNKYGTLLAVGCNDGRIVIWDFLTRGIAKIISAHVHPVCSLCWSRNGHKLLSASTDNNVCIWDVMSGDCEHKYRFPSPILKVQFHPRNDNKFLVCPMRYAAVLVDIGGKHQCLPLDNDGDLNIVASFDRRGIHIYSGNAKGKILVMNSNTLEIVASFKIAVGTSSATAVKSIEFARRGEAFLVNTSDRVIRVYDSKEVVACGKEGEPEPIQKLQDLVNKTTWKKCCFSGDGEYICAGSARQHALYVWEKSIGNLVKILHGTKGELLLDVVWHPVRPIIASISSGLVSIWAQNQVENWSAFAPDFKELDENVDYEERESEFDITDEDKSVDLAAESKQDEEVEVDVVSAEPIAAFCSSDEEYEDEHALQFLPIAPEVEDPEDGWGSQDNSDPLATGFNNNSGHDSMSLKENEPASKKRKANSYEIALDNAPIEDVHPLNQNKANKDKVTAASRKAAGRPKK; encoded by the exons ATGAATCTTCAACTGCTTG AATCATTCGGTCAAAACTACCCGGAAGAGTTCGACGGTTCGCTGGACTGTATCTCTTTAGCGGTGACGTGTGCCTTCAACAAGTACGGAACGCTGCTGGCCGTGGGTTGCAACGATGGCCGCATCGTTATTTGGGACTTTCTGACGAGAGGCATCGCAAAGATTATTTCCGCCCACGTTCACCCGGTGTGCAGTTTGTGTTGGTCCCGGAACGGCCACAAGCTACTGTCGGCATCGACGGATAACAATGTTTGCATCTGGGACGTGATGAGTGGAGACTGTGAGCACAAGTATCGGTTTCCGTCGCCGATATTGAAGGTCCAGTTCCATCCGCGAAACGACAATAAATTTCTCGTTTGTCCTATGCGTTATGCTGCGGTTCTGGTGGACATCGGAGGAAAGCATCAGTGCTTGCCACTGGACAATGAT GGAGATCTCAACATCGTAGCATCATTTGATAGACGAGGCATCCACATTTACTCTGGCAATGCGAAGGGTAAAATTCTTGTAATGAATTCGAACACATTGGAGATCGTTGCGAGTTTCAAGATAGCGGTAGGAACTTCCAGTGCAACAGCTGTGAAAAGTATAGAGTTTGCCAGAAGGGGAGa AGCTTTTCTTGTAAATACCTCTGATCGTGTGATACGAGTTTATGACTCTAAAGAAGTTGTTGCTTGTGGCAAGGAAGGGGAACCCGAACCcatccaaaaacttcaggaTTTGGTTAACAA GACTACGTGGAAGAAGTGCTGCTTTTCTGGTGATGGAGAGTACATTTGCGCTGGAAGTGCCCGCCAACACGCTTTGTACGTGTGGGAGAAATCCATCGGAAATTTGGTGAAAATCCTGCACGGTACTAAAGGAGAGTTGTTATTGGATGTAGTTTGGCACCCGGTTCGTCCCATTATTGCCAGCATAAGTTCGGGACTGGTTTCGATTTGGGCTCAGAATCAGGTGGAAAACTGGTCTGCATTTGCTCCCGATTTCAAAGAACTTGACGAAAATGTGGATTACGAAGAGCGGGAGTCGGAGTTCGACATTACCGACGAAGACAAATCAGTTGATTTGGCTGCCGAATCCAAACAGGACGAAGAGGTAGAGGTTGATGTGGTTTCCGCTGAGCCGATTGCTGCCTTCTGCTCATCCGATGAAGAATATGAAGATGAACATGCGCTGCAGTTTCTGCCTATCGCTCCCGAAGTGGAAGATCCGGAAGATGGCTGGGGTTCACAGGACAACTCCGATCCGCTGGCGACGGGATTCAACAATAACTCGGGTCATGATTCTATGTCGCTGAAGGAAAATGAGCCTGCTTCTAAGAAAAGGAAGGCGAATTCTTATGAAATAGCTCTCGACAATGCACCGATTGAAG ATGTACACCCTTTGAACCAAAATAAAGCCAACAAAGACAAGGTTACGGCAGCGAGTAGGAAAGCAGCTGGTAGACCGAAGAAATAG